The following are encoded together in the Triticum dicoccoides isolate Atlit2015 ecotype Zavitan chromosome 6B, WEW_v2.0, whole genome shotgun sequence genome:
- the LOC119325792 gene encoding 28S rRNA (cytosine-C(5))-methyltransferase-like, with protein MPPPPKNRSHAPAKAGQSRPPPRQPGRWMASRDAGERAAFFARREAATVLRRVLRGDASKRSGGSIKSLVFSPSVRNKRATFALVCQTLKYLPILKEVLASSGVFSSKWKKQEELVYVTAYDILFGQEIAVSGSVEEYIMLHKDTFRTALQKICVKRKVSNVEDLLSEKTTVKPKPRFVRVNTLKTTTGSVIEVLSKMHKVDKDDMVPDMLVLPPGTDMHKHPLVTDGKVFLQGKASCMVAAAVSPKPGWKVIDACAAPGNKTVHLAALMNGEGSIIACELNKERAKTLQHTVRRSGANNIETVIGDFLNIDSNDPSYAEVRAILLDPSCSGSGISTERLDHLLPSHSIDDQDDAGSSARIRKLSAFQRKALSHALSFPSVERLVYSTCSIHQAENEDVVSSVLPLASSLGFELATPFPQWRRRGLPVFYGAEHLLRTDPEDDLEGFFIALFLRKAAAADALEPSEDGGALGRKRKRACTTRSGGLRAFSSLRLSRMDVLCSIWGI; from the exons ATGCCGCCGCCGCCTAAGAATCGCAGCCACGCTCCCGCGAAGGCCGGGCAGAGCCGGCCGCCGCCACGCCAGCCGGGGCGGTGGATGGCGAGCCGCGACGCTGGGGAGCGAGCGGCCTTCTTCGCGCGGCGCGAGGCGGCCACGGTGCTCCGGCGCGTGCTACGCGGGGACGCCTCCAAGCGCTCCGGGGGATCCATCAAGTCCCTCGTCTTCTCACCCTCCGTACGCAACAAGCGCGCCACCTTCGCCCTCGTCTGTCAGACCCTCAAGT ATCTTCCAATTCTTAAGGAGGTTTTAGCATCAAGTGGAGTATTCAGCAGCAAATGGAAG AAACAAGAGGAATTAGTTTATGTGACGGCCTACGACATCCTCTTCGGTCAG GAAATTGCAGTTTCTGGATCTGTCGAGGAGTATATTATGCTACATAAAGATACTTTTAGGACTGCTCTTCAGAAAATATGTGTTAAAAGGAAAGTCAGTAATGTTGAGGATTTGTTAAGCGAGAAAACTACAG TCAAACCGAAGCCCAGGTTTGTTCGTGTAAACACACTCAAGACCACAACAGGATCGGTTATTGAAGTACTAAGTAAAATGCACAAG GTTGATAAAGATGATATGGTTCCAGACATGTTGGTGCTGCCTCCTGGAACTGATATGCATAAACATCCATTGGTCACAGATGGAAAGGTGTTTTTGCAG GGAAAAGCAAGTTGTATGGTGGCAGCTGCAGTGAGCCCTAAGCCGGGTTGGAAG GTTATTGATGCATGTGCGGCTCCAGGGAACAAAACAGTCCATCTTGCTGCACTCATGAATGGAGAAGGGAGTATTATTGCTTGTGAACTTAACAAAGAGAGGGCCAAGACATTGCAACATACTGTCAGAAGATCTGGAGCAAACA atattgaaacagttATTGGTGACTTTTTGAATATAGATAGCAATGATCCGTCATATGCAGAG GTTCGTGCTATTCTGTTAGACCCCTCTTGCTCTGGATCTGGAATCTCTACCGAGAGACTCGACCACTTGCTTCCTTCACATTCTATAG ATGATCAGGATGATGCAGGTTCAAGCGCAAGGATCCGGAAACTGTCCGCCTTTCAGCGGAAAGCTCTCTCACATGCTCTATCAT TTCCCTCTGTAGAGAGATTGGTCTACAGCACCTGTTCAATACACCAGGCAGAGAATGAGGATGTCGTCAGCTCTGTGCTACCTTTAGCCTCATCACTCGGTTTCGAGCTCGCTACCCCATTCCCTCAATGGAGGCGCCGTGGCCTTCCGGTCTTCTACGGAG CCGAGCATTTGCTTCGGACAGACCCCGAGGATGACCTGGAGGGATTCTTCATAGCGCTGTTTCTGAGGAAAGCAGCCGCCGCTGATGCTTTGGAGCCTAGCGAAGACGGTGGCGCGTTGGGAAGGAAAAGGAAACGAGCTTGCACAACGCGAAGCGGAGGTCTCAGGGCGTTCAGCTCCTTGAGATTGTCCAGGATGGACGTGCTCTGCTCCATCTGGGGTATATAG